In Colletotrichum destructivum chromosome 8, complete sequence, the following proteins share a genomic window:
- a CDS encoding Putative HNH nuclease → MTPMDSDLTAGVADYLRIFCTTLYGGTFDLDSSMQRYLSTFLSFPCPSASPLRQETSFHSALTHPDRLLELIEASNEIVESYKPSSTDHKTANILQLFLKFLSKHGQLELMLDIETIGRDDAKLQLLAKHLVDAILKPMKLAGGVKSDASATSSPVPTIADAIADSSTQLRPLNGHSLETVKAHCLQRDGFRCTYSHIFDRRSAFDKKVVPPADAFVQGTHLTHILPLGLGKFNNADGRQKKASDVLWFALYRYFPGLKGKIGPETLNQYQNLITFAIGVHATFDGYFIAFDPLPQQMHRYEIKWFTPWPIGGATPPQGHQDVMTLPSKDPRYPLPDPEFFRAHCQVSAILEASGIGYRIDTELGAVEEDPGNLDPDGSTDVGSILRQRMLMDV, encoded by the exons ATGACCCCGATGGATTCTGACCTCACTGCGGGCGTGGCAGATTACCTAAGAATCTTCTGCACCACCTTGTATGGAGGTACCTTCGATTTGGATTCCAGTATGCAAAGGTACCTTTCCACCTTCCTGTCTTTCCCCTGCCCCTCGG CATCCCCTCTCCGTCAGGAAACGAGCTTTCATTCAGCGTTGACGCATCCTGACCGGCTCCTTGAGTTGATCGAAGCCTCCAACGAAATCGTCGAGTCTTACAAGCCTAGTTCGACAGACCACAAAACTGCCAACATTCTGCAATTATTTCTGAAATTTCTCTCCAAGCATGGACAACTGGAGTTAATGCTTGACATCGAGACTATTGGCCGGGACGACGCCAAACTCCAGCTCCTGGCAAAGCATCTAGTTGACGCCATCTTGAAGCCCA TGAAACTTGCTGGGGGTGTCAAATCTGACGCATCGGCTACCTCATCGCCTGTCCCAACTATCGCAGACGCTATCGCCGACTCATCGACTCAACTTAGACCCTTAAACGGACACAGCCTGGAGACCGTGAAGGCGCACTGCCTGCAGCGTGATGGATTTCGCTGCACCTATAGCCACATATTCGATCGCCGAAGCGCTTTCGACAAAAAGGTTGTCCCGCCTGCTGATGCGTTTGTGCAAGGAACACATCTCACGCACATTCTTCCGCTCGGCCTTGGAAAGTTCAATAATGCGGATGGAAGGCAAAAAAAAGCAAGCGATGTGTTATGGTTCGCGTTGTACCGCTATTTTCCAGGGTTGAAGGGGAAAATTGGCCCGGAAACCCTGAATCAATACCAAAACTTGATCACCTTCGCTATCGGCGTTCATGCTACATTTGATGGTTACTTCATCGCCTTCGACCCCCTCCCTCAGCAG ATGCATCGCTACGAGATCAAGTGGTTTACGCCCTGGCCAATAGGTGGGGCTACGCCCCCTCAAGGACATCAAGATGTTATGACACTGCCTTCAAAAGATCCACGGTATCCTCTCCCGGACCCTGAGTTCTTTAGAGCTCACTGCCAAGTGTCGGCGATTCTTGAAGCAAGTGGGATCGGATACCGGATTGATACGGAGCTGGGAGCTGTTGAGGAGGACCCTGGAAACTTAGATCCCGATGGCTCAACTGATGTTGGGTCCATCTTACG